The following proteins are encoded in a genomic region of Triticum dicoccoides isolate Atlit2015 ecotype Zavitan chromosome 1B, WEW_v2.0, whole genome shotgun sequence:
- the LOC119350102 gene encoding uncharacterized protein LOC119350102, whose protein sequence is MEVFDEVHFVRLRCRVRRTKYMAADDDGHGVCLSSQRGAHNTVWAVQPMEGAVEGAEGGPFVLLRGAYGHYLFATDVQAATGPGHGVQAAQQARPHPNTPRCMLWQAIRREGSFVIRSAGGRYLRANGKYVRWRTAVTVAGDDASAMLQWDVEVVPLRLDRPTLLDPPPQPMRRRRRPPTEEEVARQVRYIRAGLDGEIDETGWRTVRISTNSLMQLRLTLANLLGQNRSALHTTLCVRAGAYAELSPLLIDLPIGNDSLDIVVITHGTPVDNTLLYPNVNARN, encoded by the exons ATGGAGGTGTTCGACGAAGTGCACTTCGTGCGGCTCCGGTGCCGGGTGCGGCGGACCAAGTACATGGCGGCGGACGACGACGGGCACGGCGTGTGCCTGTCCAGCCAGCGCGGCGCGCACAACACGGTGTGGGCGGTGCAGCCCATGGAGGGCGCGGTGGAGGGCGCCGAGGGCGGGCCCTTCGTCCTCCTCCGCGGCGCCTACGGCCACTACCTCTTCGCCACGGACGTGCAGGCCGCCACGGGGCCCGGCCACGGCGTCCAGGCCGCGCAGCAGGCCCGGCCGCACCCGAACACGCCGAGGTGCATGCTCTGGCAGGCCATCCGGCGGGAGGGCTCCTTCGTCATCCGCAGCGCCGGGGGCCGGTACCTCCGTGCCAACGGCAAGTACGTCCGCTGGCGCACGGCCGTCACCGTCGCCGGGGACGACGCCAGCGCCATGCTGCAGTGGGACGTCGAGGTCGTGCCCCTTCGCCTGGACCGCCCTACCCTCCTCGATCCACCGCCACAG CCGATGCGGAGGCGGCGCCGCCCGCCGAcggaggaggaggtggcgcggcaggTCCGGTACATCCGCGCCGGCCTGGACGGGGAGATAGACGAGACAGGGTGGAGGACGGTGCGGATCAGCACCAACAGCCTCATGCAGCTGCGGCTGACGCTGGCCAACCTGCTGGGCCAGAACCGATCGGCGCTCCACACCACGCTCTGCGTCCGCGCCGGCGCCTACGCCGAGCTCTCCCCTCTCCTCATCGACCTGCCCATCGGCAACGACAGCCTCGACATCGTCGTCATCACCCACGGCACACCAG TGGACAACACGTTGCTGTACCCAAACGTCAATGCGCGGAATTGA